The Halotia branconii CENA392 region ATTGCACTGCTTGCTTGAGAGCTTGCAGAATTTCCTAAGCTTACGGCATAGTCAGCTACACCACGCACCGAACTAGCTACCTCTAAAGCATTCCTGGCTATACCTCTAATGGTTGGCAATTGGCGACCTAAAATATTAGATACAGCGTCACCAAGTGATGTCAACTCTCGCTCTATGCCGTCTATCCGAGAACCCAAAGCCTCAGCGAAGGCTACTAACTGCAAAATTTCGATAACAGTACTCGCTAAACCTGCCACTCTAGCGGCAAGTCCCAATAAATCACCAGCTACCTTACCAGCAGTAGTTAACGCTTTTCTTGATATGCCTATTGCTTCAGCCGCGTCTAAAGCTACATCTGCTACTTTGCTAGCAAGCCTGCCAACTTGACCGACAACACTAGCGATTTTGTTGTCTACGATGTCAATAGCGCGTTGGGCTGCTTTTGCTACCCCTACAGCATTGTCAGCAATCCCCCTAGTCGCTTTACTTAGTGCGCTTGCCTCTTTAGCCACTAACGTTGACGCTTTGGCTTCACTGATAGCCGTTTCTGCTACTCTTCTGGTTTGAATAGACAAACCTTTACTTAACTCGGCATCGCTTGCAGCCTTAGTTGCTTGAGCGCTTGCATTATTAGCTTGACCGAATGCAGCCGCCGCGTCTCTGTCTGCTTTTGTGCCAACGATTTCAGCACGTTCACCTACGACGAGCGCTCGTCTTGCTGTGCCTTGTGTTTCGTTGCTAACATTCAACGCCTTATTGGCCTTATTGTCGGCTTTGTTGGCGACACCAGTTGCATTTTTAGCTTCGTTACTAGCACCGTTAGCGGTACTAAGCGACCTAGTAGCTTTTCCGTCTACGATATCAATTTTTGATGATAAATTATCTGTTTTCCTCTCTACCGTATTTAAACCATTAGCGGTTCTAACAGCTATGTTTGTGGTATCACTTAACTTTATTTCTAGTGCGCGTAATGCCGATTTCAGCCCATCGACATCACTTATTAATGTTTGCCCTCCAGAAGTTGGCATATCACCTTAATAATCTCCTAATTTCGTTGAACTCAGCTTGTTCTATGCAAACCATGTCAGGAGGACAATAGTTATTTGGATCGAGACACTTAAATGGATCTGGACATGTCTGACCGCTGACCATGCCACAGCCGGCTTGACATTCAGCTAATGAGTCATATTCGCCAGGAGTCCCGTAAACATTGCTCTTGACACATGAATTATTTATGCAATCATAAGGAACCGCGTTACAAGCGGTGCAATTACCGTATTTTGTATAACCAGCATTAGGATTATCATTAGCTACAGCAGTTACTTGTGCCGTTGTAGTCAGATAAAAATAATTTGTCCCGGCAACGTTTACACCATCAAGATAAAGATATACAGTAGTTGAGTTTCTGGCACGATATTCAGGTGTTGTGCCACAAGCAAAAAATTCGTAACTAACATTCCCGTCAGCCCCTTTGCCGTAGAACCGAAAACATTGAGTCATCTTTAGTAATTATCCGGGTCAATTGTTGCAGCGGTGTCAATTTTGCTCAAAGAGATTGTTAGTTGATCAGTCCTATACCCAGTGTTATCAGTGCCGCGTGTGATAAAGCTTGTATAGCCAGTATCGATAACAATAGATTGGTCAATATTGGAGTCAAAGTTAGTCGTAGTTAAATAAGATTTCGCCTGCAACAAAATAGCTACTAACAAACTTTCGCCAGTGTTGTTACTAGAAGCGGTTAATCCTGCTAAATCAGATTTTGTAATAGTAATAGTTGTTGCGTCCTGAATCGCGTTAGCACCAAATACCTGAGTTAAAGTTGGTTCTGCCATAAAACGAATTTTTGATGAAGTGAATAGAAGTGATAGATCCGTTTTATGAGCGATTGAAATTTATGTAAATCTTCCAGTTTTATGTAAATCCAGAACATTCACCGACGACGTGAAAGTATTGTCATGCCTAGTATTGAGCGAAGTATTAGTAATACCTAAAAATAAAAATATTCCGGTTTGACCAGTGACATTGGTTAAACCGGAATAGCAGGAGCGAGATAGAAGGTCGATGAAAAACCATAGAAACGGTCAAGCTGCAATTTTAAGCGATGCGGAATATTCCAAAATTCGCAAGCAGATCCGCAGTAAAAAATATAAGTTGCTTCTGGATCTAGCATGGTACACAGGTGAAAGATGGGGGGCACTCGTGAAATTGCAGGTTGCCGATGTTTATCGCGAAGACGGAACACCGCACGAGTATATCAATTTTCGAGCTTGCACCCGCAAAGCTACACCAGATGGTAAACGCCAAACTCGCCAAGTGCCCGTGCATCCAGTTTTGGCTGAGGCACTGGCAACTTATCAACCAGAGGATAACTCATTGTGGTTGTTCCCTTGCAGAGACGGAAACGGGGCTATAACTATTCGCTGGGCTGATATGATTCTGCGAGCAGCAGTCGATAGGGCTGGGATGAGTGCTAAAGGAATTAGTACCCATAGCACCCGCCGGAGTTTTATAACTAAGCTGCATCGCAACGGAACGGACTTGTACACAATCAAAAAAATTACTGGACACCGTGATTTTAAGTCACTTGAAAAATATGTAGATATTGACAGCGATCGCGTCAAGGGAGCCATCAACGCTCTATGAACCCCCAAATCCAAATCTGTGACAAAGCCCGACCAAGCGAATATGCTAAGTCACAACATCAGTAATAACTTGGGATTTTGCGATCGCAATTTTGACCCTATTAACGCGATCGCATTTTTTATGGCTTGATGCTATATTGACGTGTCACACGTCAATACAAGGATTTTAAATGAGCAAAGGTGGACATACTACTGGTACTTGGACAGGTGGTAGCACTTGGAACCACGGGAAAACTCAAACTATCCGTGTGCCGATCACGTTGGCGGCTCAAATCATGGATTATGCCAGAGCAATAGATGACGGTATTGAGTTGTCACACGTCAATACAGCCGATTTAATTCTTGATGCTATTGACTGCTACATCAAATTTAGACAGCGCAATTTTCGCCCAAACCAGCATTCTAAAAAGCCTGATATGACTAGCCGCGCCTGGGATGAGTTGAGAAAGTTTAGAAAACTTCTTCAGGAGCAGCCCGAACTGATCACAAAAAACCAGACTTGCAGATAGTACTCGCCGAAGTTATAATTGTCAGCCCTTTTTAAGCTGTTGTGCGTGGTAAGGTTGCCCATTATTGCTCAATGGTGGAGAGAAGCTATTACGGCTAGGCTTTTTGAGCCAAATACCACCATTAATGGAACTAACAAGCAAAACCTGGCCGCGGTGTTCTCCTTCCAAAACTTCCACCTCATCCCCAATCCTTAGTTCTTCTGTCCAGGCAACCAAATCTGACCAAAGTAAGCGAGGCTTTGCTATTGGGTCTTTAGCAACAACTACATCCGCTTTTTTGGCGGAAGGGTACAGCTTTGTGACCTTGACTTTATTTTTCAATGACTTTGACCAATAGATATCACCAACCTCAATGCTGATTTTGGGGACTAGGTGTGATGAGGGGTGATCGTCCTTATTCACGATCACCCCAGGATCACCCCCCGGATCACCCTGCGGAGAATGGCTGCAATTATTCTCTGGTAAGTCTTTGACTGCTATTTCCTGGGTATGTATCTTTTCACACATATCCGGGGTAGGATCACCCCCTGGATCACCTCCAGACTCTATACCTAGCAAGGCATTCGAGCAAAGGTGATCCTCAAGGTGGCTTGGGGCTGCAAAATTTTCTGACTGCTGAATTTTTTCATGATTTTCAGCACTTTTAGGATCACCTTTGGCTGTGTTGTTGACTGCATCTACTTTTTGGAGGTGATCCGAGGGGTGATCCTGGGGTGATCCTGTTTTTTTTATACTAACATCAAAAGTTGGCTGTATCTCTCTACTAGCAAAGCTTTCAGGATGTGGGTCGAGGTGATCCGAGGGGTGATCCTCTGGTGATCCTTCGTAAGCAAGGAAATAGAGGTTGGCTTTCCCCGGCTGGCGCTTTACGCTCACCAAACCATCGGCTGATAGCTCCGTTAGGTAACGACGGGCATAATCCTTTGAAAAGCCTAGCCTGTGGGCTATTTCTTCACTGGTAAATTTGACGTTTCTGTGGTCAGCCAGCAGTTGCAATGTTCTTTCCTTTGCCGATTGCGCTGGGCCACCAAAGTCTTGCCCCTCTTCTCCCATAAAAGTAAAGCTGAGGTCTTCGGGATTAAAAAACATCCGATATTTATTGCCGGAGGAGCGCGATCGCGATTTGTCAATTTCTAAGATGCGGTCGTTAGGCGTACCAGTTTCACTGCTGTCCTTTGATAGTGTCCAGACCTCACTAACTGCATTTCTAATGGCTGTTGTACCCCTGACACCACCTAGCTTATTGCTGTGATGAATTAGTAAAAAGGTGGTTTTATAATTAGTGGCCAGCCCGGTCATCTCTAGGATGGGACGGGCATACTCCATCTGTGATTCCTGATAAATTGAAAATCTGTTAATGGTTGAAAGCGAGTCGATGACAACAAAATCAGGTTGAAACTCTTTTAAGTCTTCAATTAAAGCTGGGATATTTTCAGCACTCCAGCCAAACCGCACCCTAACGTACTTGCCAATATCTTCTTTTGAATAACCTAGCGACTCCAATGCTTGCATCATGTCGCCGGGACTTTCATCTCCTTGGTAATAGAGAATTTTGCGTTTCTCTCCTGTAGCAATGAAATTACCAAACTGATTACCCTGAATCAGGACTTTACCAATTCCATAAGCGAGTTTAGTTTTACCAATTCCACCATCAGCAGCTAGTAAAATAGTTGTGCTTTTAGGAACCAAGCCATTTAATAACCACTCACGAACTGTAGAACCTGCTAACTCTTTTAATTCTTCATAGGTGAGTAATTTACTACATTGAGCCGTGAGACTTTTTAAGTAAAAATGTTCTAGAAAATTGTTAGTAACTGAGTGTTCCTTCGCTAACTCATGCAGTTTGAGAAACCTAAAAGATGGTTCTACACAAGTTGTATAAATATTCGTCACCTCTTCTAGTAGTCGGTCATGTTTCCAGCGTTGATATTCATCTTTTGTAGGTGCTAAGGGTGTATCGGTTACTGCCTTGATTTTGTTAGTAACGGTTGCAAAGATATCTACCAAATCTTGCTCCTCATCGTAGGCTAACTGTATAGTCTTATAACCTGATTTTAGGAGTTCTCGACGCTTGTATTTTTTGATTACTATCCCCGCGAGGCTATCAATGTTTGCAGCGCTGACTGTACGGTCTGCAAGGGTAGCTAACTTGCTTCTGCCACCAATTCTTGCAAGTAAATCATGGTCTGATAACCAGCTACTAACATGTAGTAAATCGGTTGGTAATCCTTGCTTGTTTAGCCGAAGACAAGCATGATAAATATCTTTGTGTGCGCCAATATAAAAATGTTCTGTTTTTAGCCTGTCTTTAACACGATATATGGCACTTGGGTCTAGTAGAATGCCACCTAAGACGGCTTCTTCTGCTTCAATATTTTGTGGTGGCAACCTATCATCAGCAGGTTTAAAGCTGTATTCATCTGTGTAGGAATAAGGAACTGCTACCATTTTTCAGTTCCTCCAGATGTTGTGTTATAATTACTTTCAATGACGGCATTAAAAGTTATCTGAATTGCTATTTCAGTCCTTTGTTTTCTGTTATTATTCATTAGTATTTTTGATACTTTGAAAAGTTTTACTCACCACTTAATCTCTGGTGAGTATTTTTTTAGAGTACCTGCGATCGCGCCCGGTTTTTGAAGTTAGACGCGATCGCCATGAATAAACCCGCCCTATCTGTACGTAGGACGGGTTATTCTTTGTTTTCAGTTGCTTCAGTAGAAACCAGATCGTATATTTCTTGCTTCAGTTCCTGGACTGCTTTCTTGAAGACTTCCTTCTGTTTCTTGGTTTCAAGCAGACGAATTTCTAGGTGCTGTTGTTGGTCATCAACGTAATTAAGATAAGCGTTCTCGATAAATTCGAGACGCTCTAGAACTTTGCCAGAAGTAGCTTCTCCTTGTTCTCTTGCCCCAGTGGTATCTCCCCTCTGCCTATCTTCGCTACCAGTTCCGATCTGCTCAATCCCATTGACTTTGCTTTGGACAGGAACAAATTCCAATCTTTCTCGCTGAGGTTCAGAGACACGTTTTTTGCGTCCTCTGCTAGCTTCCGAGGTCTTGCCAT contains the following coding sequences:
- a CDS encoding tyrosine-type recombinase/integrase — its product is MKNHRNGQAAILSDAEYSKIRKQIRSKKYKLLLDLAWYTGERWGALVKLQVADVYREDGTPHEYINFRACTRKATPDGKRQTRQVPVHPVLAEALATYQPEDNSLWLFPCRDGNGAITIRWADMILRAAVDRAGMSAKGISTHSTRRSFITKLHRNGTDLYTIKKITGHRDFKSLEKYVDIDSDRVKGAINAL
- a CDS encoding DnaB-like helicase N-terminal domain-containing protein, whose translation is MVAVPYSYTDEYSFKPADDRLPPQNIEAEEAVLGGILLDPSAIYRVKDRLKTEHFYIGAHKDIYHACLRLNKQGLPTDLLHVSSWLSDHDLLARIGGRSKLATLADRTVSAANIDSLAGIVIKKYKRRELLKSGYKTIQLAYDEEQDLVDIFATVTNKIKAVTDTPLAPTKDEYQRWKHDRLLEEVTNIYTTCVEPSFRFLKLHELAKEHSVTNNFLEHFYLKSLTAQCSKLLTYEELKELAGSTVREWLLNGLVPKSTTILLAADGGIGKTKLAYGIGKVLIQGNQFGNFIATGEKRKILYYQGDESPGDMMQALESLGYSKEDIGKYVRVRFGWSAENIPALIEDLKEFQPDFVVIDSLSTINRFSIYQESQMEYARPILEMTGLATNYKTTFLLIHHSNKLGGVRGTTAIRNAVSEVWTLSKDSSETGTPNDRILEIDKSRSRSSGNKYRMFFNPEDLSFTFMGEEGQDFGGPAQSAKERTLQLLADHRNVKFTSEEIAHRLGFSKDYARRYLTELSADGLVSVKRQPGKANLYFLAYEGSPEDHPSDHLDPHPESFASREIQPTFDVSIKKTGSPQDHPSDHLQKVDAVNNTAKGDPKSAENHEKIQQSENFAAPSHLEDHLCSNALLGIESGGDPGGDPTPDMCEKIHTQEIAVKDLPENNCSHSPQGDPGGDPGVIVNKDDHPSSHLVPKISIEVGDIYWSKSLKNKVKVTKLYPSAKKADVVVAKDPIAKPRLLWSDLVAWTEELRIGDEVEVLEGEHRGQVLLVSSINGGIWLKKPSRNSFSPPLSNNGQPYHAQQLKKG